A genomic segment from Spongiibacter sp. IMCC21906 encodes:
- a CDS encoding SDR family oxidoreductase, with the protein MAQNSLLIVGCGDIGSGLAKYFLAKNWRVIGLRRNCDALPEGVEPLEADISSAESMARLGKLKADYVVMTLTPQSYRPEGYETIFEQGLDHVLHALSAPKQLLFVTSTGVYDQHDHEWIDEESDTIPRRFSGQSLLAAEQRIAATGWPYSVVRFGGIYGPGRLQMINKVIDGECAPPEPEHFTNRIHRDDCVGFLAFLLEKAEAGEKVEACYLGVDDEPASIQDVQSWLADLLRVEYRADGEAVKRTGSKRCSNKRLRDSGYQLKYPNFRSGFQEMIKDLRQA; encoded by the coding sequence ATGGCACAAAATAGTCTTCTTATTGTGGGTTGCGGCGATATTGGTTCTGGGCTAGCGAAATATTTTTTGGCTAAGAATTGGCGCGTTATAGGTTTGCGTCGCAATTGCGATGCTTTGCCAGAAGGCGTCGAGCCGCTTGAGGCCGATATTAGCAGTGCAGAGTCTATGGCCCGCTTGGGCAAATTAAAAGCCGATTATGTGGTGATGACGCTGACACCGCAAAGCTATCGCCCAGAAGGCTATGAGACTATTTTTGAGCAAGGTCTTGATCACGTCTTGCATGCTCTTAGTGCACCCAAGCAATTACTTTTTGTTACCAGTACAGGGGTTTATGACCAGCACGATCACGAGTGGATTGACGAAGAGAGTGACACGATTCCCCGGCGTTTCTCCGGTCAAAGTTTATTGGCGGCAGAGCAGCGTATTGCAGCTACCGGCTGGCCATATAGCGTAGTGCGTTTTGGTGGCATATACGGGCCAGGGCGCTTGCAGATGATAAATAAAGTGATTGATGGTGAATGCGCGCCACCTGAGCCAGAGCATTTCACCAATCGCATTCACCGCGATGACTGTGTTGGCTTTCTTGCTTTCTTGCTGGAAAAAGCTGAAGCCGGAGAAAAGGTTGAGGCCTGTTATTTGGGGGTAGATGATGAGCCAGCCAGTATTCAAGATGTTCAGTCGTGGTTGGCTGATTTGTTGCGGGTGGAGTATCGCGCCGATGGCGAAGCAGTAAAGCGCACCGGTAGCAAACGTTGTTCTAATAAGCGATTAAGAGACAGTGGCTATCAGCTGAAATACCCCAACTTTCGAAGTGGTTTTCAAGAAATGATAAAGGACCTTCGCCAAGCCTAA
- a CDS encoding NAD(P)H-quinone oxidoreductase yields MPNNSKSRRVVLVDSNNRSLSIGSEALPEPAADEVLLKVFAAGVNRPDLMQRQGKYPAPKGASPILGLEVSGEVIAVGKDVKRWKKGDLLCGLCNGGGYADFTVLPARQCLPIPKGLTLTQAAALPEVFFTVWHNVFQRGKLEAGENVLIHGGSSGIGSAAIPLAKAMGARVYATAGSAEKCAACEELGALHAVNYKTEDFVSVLQDATNGRGMDVILDMVGGEYIQKNLELATLDGRIVNIAFQQGAKSQINFLPVLMKRLTLTASTLRAQNASQKASIAKELEEQVWPLIASGEVLPKIDSVYAFEDIEKAHARMESSEHIGKIIVEINH; encoded by the coding sequence ATGCCCAACAATAGCAAAAGTCGTCGTGTCGTACTGGTCGACAGCAATAACCGAAGCCTGTCCATTGGCAGCGAAGCACTGCCAGAACCTGCCGCCGACGAGGTACTGCTCAAGGTCTTTGCAGCCGGGGTCAACCGCCCAGACCTGATGCAGCGGCAGGGAAAGTATCCCGCCCCAAAAGGAGCCAGCCCAATTTTGGGGCTGGAAGTGTCGGGAGAAGTCATTGCCGTAGGCAAAGACGTAAAGCGCTGGAAAAAGGGCGATCTACTTTGCGGTCTTTGCAATGGCGGCGGCTATGCCGATTTTACAGTGCTCCCCGCCCGGCAATGTTTGCCCATTCCCAAAGGGCTCACCCTCACTCAGGCCGCAGCCCTGCCGGAAGTGTTTTTTACGGTTTGGCATAATGTGTTTCAACGAGGCAAGTTAGAAGCAGGAGAAAACGTACTGATCCACGGTGGTAGCAGCGGCATCGGCAGCGCCGCTATTCCACTGGCTAAAGCGATGGGCGCACGAGTTTACGCCACCGCAGGCAGTGCAGAAAAATGCGCAGCCTGCGAAGAATTGGGCGCACTCCATGCCGTAAATTACAAAACCGAAGATTTTGTCAGTGTATTACAAGATGCCACCAATGGCCGGGGCATGGACGTTATTTTAGATATGGTGGGCGGCGAGTATATTCAAAAAAATCTGGAGCTGGCCACACTGGACGGACGCATCGTCAATATCGCATTTCAGCAGGGCGCTAAATCCCAAATTAATTTTCTACCGGTGCTAATGAAACGGCTTACCCTGACGGCATCAACGCTGCGGGCTCAAAACGCCAGCCAAAAGGCCAGTATTGCCAAAGAGCTTGAAGAACAAGTCTGGCCCCTGATTGCCAGCGGTGAAGTGCTGCCCAAAATTGACAGCGTGTATGCCTTTGAAGACATCGAAAAAGCCCATGCCCGAATGGAAAGCAGCGAGCATATTGGCAAAATCATTGTGGAAATCAATCACTGA
- a CDS encoding RidA family protein, producing MSKKEIISTDNAPAAIGPYSQAVKVGDTVYLSGQIPLIPATMQMVEGGVVEQAKQVFANLSAVAAAAGGSLDDAVKVNISLTDLGDFTQVNEVMASVFKQPFPARACVQVAALPKGSMIEVEVILSL from the coding sequence TTGAGCAAGAAAGAAATCATCAGCACCGACAATGCCCCCGCCGCCATTGGACCCTATTCGCAAGCGGTTAAAGTTGGCGATACGGTCTACCTCTCGGGGCAAATCCCCCTGATCCCGGCAACCATGCAAATGGTAGAAGGCGGTGTGGTAGAACAAGCCAAACAAGTTTTTGCCAACCTTTCTGCAGTGGCTGCGGCAGCAGGCGGCAGTTTGGACGATGCGGTAAAAGTGAATATTTCTTTGACCGATTTAGGAGATTTCACTCAGGTCAACGAGGTGATGGCCAGTGTGTTTAAGCAGCCCTTCCCTGCCCGCGCCTGTGTACAGGTTGCCGCGCTGCCTAAAGGCTCAATGATTGAAGTGGAAGTCATTTTAAGCCTGTAA